TGCAGGGGAGGCTGTGCCGTGGTCCCTCGGCAGGGCAAGGGGCGATCTGAGGGCTCAGTGGCGGCACTGCCCCATCTTGCACCGGTGCCACCCTCAGTTGGCAGCACATGGCACTGCTGGAATCATCACCATGCTCAGCCCCACAACATCCCACTCTGCTGCACAGTTGCTCCTCTGGCGTAGATTCCAAGGGCTCCCAGGCCTTTGTGGgtcccagccagggcagcccagggccCACAGCCTGGGGGGAGCGCAGGGTCCTGCAGCCTCGCCGCTGCCCATGGCACGGCCGCATGCTGGGCAGGCACAACCAGCATGGGGGCTcggctgggctctgctggcagcagcgaTGCTCGTGCTCACGCCAGCTGAGGGGTTTGGAGCACGGCTTGCCAGAGGGGACGTGAGTGCCTgtgtcctggggcagctgctcAGGCAGAGCCCGTGCCAGGAAGTGCCACTCGGGTGCCTGCAAACCCAGTcagtgctcctgctctgccctgcacccagcagccccatccctgccccacagccatcctCTCCAGGGAAACCCTCCTGGTGGTGATGCCCGAGCCAGTGCTGGTACAGGCAACGGCTGCACCGAGCCAAGGTGTGAGTGGAGTTGATGTGCCCAGGGAGCTCATTTCACCAGGGTGGCGGCTGCCCCAAGTGTCAGGCCAGCCCTTTGCGCCGCGGTGTCTGGGCCTGCGGAAGGAGCGGGGttgtgggaaggggagaggaagggagagggagTCACGGCAGGGTCACGGGGCTCGGCTCCGGGAAGGCCATGGGATGTGGTTAGCCGCAGACTTCCCGCACGGCAGTGCTGGCGTGGGGAGGCAAGCACTCACCACGGCTCCAGGGGACGGTCCCCCTGGTCTGGGAACGTGGTGACCCACTCCTCTGAGCCTTCCGCTgtggctgccccacagcctgggTGTCgcggtccctgccccagcccggGGCTGGTTCAAGAGGAGCTGGATGGCCATGCACCCCGCTGGCAGCAGCCTCAGTGCTGGAGCACGCAGCACCCAGCTGGGTGTCAGGGGCAGGGTCCCCACCCTTGGGTGGCACCCCGGGTGGGTTTTCCTGTCCCCATGCATGTGGCAAGGCTGGCCCAGAGTGCACGGGCTGCCTCTTCCCTCCATACTCCAGCATTTCACAGCCTGGGTGCCAAATccgccagcagagctgggacctgccccagccccacaagGTGAAGGGCTGGCAAATTTGCAGGACTGGCAAATCCTTGGCAGGGCTGGTCACGGAGTACAGCTTCCCCTGGGGCTTGTCAGCCCCGTTTGGGAAGGGCCGCTCATGCCTGTCACCCTGTCTCCGCTTGTCACTGCAGATATTTTCACCAGCTACCGGCCACCACCATCGCAGATGCAACCGGGCTACCAGGAGCCGCCCTGCTTCGTGCCCATGGCTGAGCCCCAGTTTGGCAGCGGGGGGTCCCTCATGAGTGCCCGGGATCTCCCCGCCAGCCCTGAGGCCCCGCTCCCACCCAGCACCCTCCTTCAGGTGAGCAGGACCCTGGCCCGTGGCCCGCGGCTGCCGGTGGCCCAGCCACCCCCCCTGACCCTCCCATGTctcccacagcccagcagcgcCTCCCAGCTCGGCATCCATGGAGACTTCCTGGCCCCCGAGCTCCCCCCAACCCCGCtgccccccgagccccccgctGCAGCGCCCAGCCTCAGCCCCCCGCTCCGACACAAGCCCCTGCTGCAGTATGGCCTCCCCAGCAAGTGCCTCAGCCTGGAGCCACCGGGGCCCCCCTACGCTCCCCTCGGGGTGCCACTGCTGGCACCGGACCCCCTAttctcccctgccccagccccccacTCCAAGTGGGGTTCACCTGTCCCCTCGCTCCTCACCCACGCTGCCTCCCCACTCTCAGCGCCCTGCTTGCCCCCCCACACCCCGGGGCTGGGCTATGCCGCAGGCATGGTGCCCCCGGGGTACCCCGGCCTGgctgccccccagctcctgccccctGCCCTGCTCGGCGACCCCAGGTTTGCCCCCACAaaggggcagccccagggtggGAGCAGGCGGCCGAAGGTGAAGCCCGGCGGCACCAAGGTGAAGAAGCTGGCGGGACCCCCCGTGCCACCCCCCCGGGCCGTGCCCACTCCCTGCCTGAGCCAGCTGCTGACCACAGGTaatggggctggggctgcggggacacggggagatGCTATAGGGGGATTGGAGGGGGGGTCGCTTTTTCCCCGGGGGTGGGAcgctggggatgctgggcaggGCACGTGGCTGTCCCCACAGTGCAGCAGCACCCAACCCAGCAGTGAAGCCCAGGCGAGCCCCCCAGCTCCAACAGCCCCGTGAGGGAGACGGGGCCCAGCAATCCCCAAGGCTTGACCACGGGCACTGCTGCCAAGTCCCCTGATCTCCAATGGCCCTGTTGGCACAGATGGGGTGGGGGGTCACTGGTGTCCTACCTGTTCTGTGATGGGACGGGTCCTGCACAAGTTGTTGCATCCAGCCCCACGCTGGGCTGAGGAGGGGCTGggtgtccctgcctgcaccacAGCTCCCTAGGACATCCCCACTGCTGGACATCCCCGCTGCTGCGGCACCTCTCTCCAGGGGCTGCTTCATCCTTCCCCAGGGTGGATGggcggggaaggggctgcagcGAGGCCAGTGCTGGGGACTGGCTGTCCTGTGGGGCAGGAAGGGTCTCCTCAGTCCTGATACCCTCACACAGAGACACccttctgctccctgccctcTTGCAGCCAAGCAGGAGCTGCCCCTGGATGCCACACACCCGATGGGTGCAGGACTCATGCCCGCGTCCCCTCTGTCCCCGGTAAGCACTCGCCTACCCCCCCAGGCTGGGAGTTGACCCCCCAGGTCAGCAATTGCCCTCCTGGTTGCTGGGGCCGGGGTAGAGCCACCCTATGGCAGATGGGAgatggggctctgtggggtcaCCCATTGTAATATGGGGCTGGACAGGCATGGGGTGAAGGAGGGCACATGTGGCTGGGGTGGCAGGAGTCACCTGGGTGTTTTCTCCGGTAAAAGCAGCAGGGCAGAGGTGGGAAACACCTGGCCTGCAGGGCCCCTTTCCTGGTGACACTGCCCTGGGGCaatgggctggggctgctcctgcaggtGGTGGGATGGGGCTGCACATCCCCGCCCCGGGAGTCCTCACAGGCATTACGCTGTCAGTGCCTGGGCACTGACTGACCAAAGGGGAATGTCTGGCCCCCGGTGTGCATGGGGCACTGACCCCCCAACCtccctctgccttctcccagcagcagagcgCTGTCCCCGATGTCCCTGCCGCCTTCCTCTCCAGAATGGCCCAGCTGAGCCCAGGACTGGCTCCTGGTTCCAGCCCTTCCCAAACGGTGCCGGTACCGGTGCCGCTGGCGGGTACCCAGCCGGGCCCACCACTGGTCCCCAAGGCGGAGCGGCTCTCCCCAACATCGGTTTGCGGTGAGTCTGGGGTGTCACAAGGATCTCCACAGGATGCCTTGTTTCCTGCATGGAGCTTGGACCAAACATTGTGGGAATGTTTAATTTCGCCTTCTATCCCAGCTACTGACATTCACCCAGCTGAGCATGGGGGATTTGTTTGTGCTGGGGAGGGCACAGTCCCTTCACCTGCCTCCTTCTACAGaggcaaaagcagaaacaggaaaagacaaaaaggagcAAAATGTCAGACTGTGGTTTTGAAAACCCAAAGCTTGGTTTTCAAGCGGGAAGCACCCTGCTTTCACCCACAGAAACCAGAGCGGCGGCTGGAAACCAGGCTCTGGTGTCACTCCCAGTTTCAGTTTGGTGCTGCAGACCATAGCCTTGCTGCCCACAGGACTCTCTCCTGGTGATTTCCACGCCTAGAAACGCTGGGAATTTAAAATGTCCCACCCCAAATGTACCCATTTCTGAGCGGCTGTAAAATGAAGGGCATTTGGGATAAGACAAAGCAATAAGATGTGGTTGGATGCTGAACTAGAGCACCCCTATCAGCTGAGCAGAGTGGCTGCCCCGGTGCTGGGGTAACACTGcaggctgctcctctctgcccatCCCAGCGCAGGACCCTGGTGTTCACCCGTCATGAGGGGCcgcagctgctgccacccctcTCCCAAGAGCATCGCCCCTCTCCCCAGAGCATCGCCTCTCCTTTTCCAGGCAGTGACTGGCCCAAGCCTGGCCAGGCTTCTCCGGgtcctgctgtggggctgggcgCTGGCATCTCCCTGCACCACCCTGTGTCCCGGCGGGGCAGGCCTGAGTCCAGCAAGGTATGACAGGAGCAAATGCTGCCTTTGCTCTGGGGACAGCCTCCTTTCCTGCTGCCCCTCGAGCTCCACCCTCACCCTTGCTGTGAGctttgggcagcctgtcccGCATGTCGGGGCAGCCCAGGGCTCTTACGACTGCTGGGAGGTGCCTGACGACACTGGCCTGCAGATGGAGAGCCGTCGCATCACCCACATCTCTGCCGAGCAGAAGAGACGCTTCAACATCAAGCTGGGCTTCGACACGCTGCACAGCCTGGTGAGCACGCTGAGCGCCCAGCCCAGCATCAaggtgagcacccagggctgTGCAGACAGGCCCTGGGCACACAGGGACACGGTGTGTCACCCAGGGATGCTGCGTCCCTGGGCTGCCCTGGCATGTGGGACAGGAGCCTGCGAGCCCACTCCAGGCACAGGAGACCCAGGCAGTGTGGCTATGCCGGGGTGCTCTGCGCTCCGGAGCCCGTGGCAGAAGCTGCCCAGGCTCAGCAGCATGGAacacggcacctccagccctACTGGTGACCCACGCCCTGCCCAGCCGGTGAGGTCCCTTCGCCTTCTCAGCCCTGTGTCCTCCCAGGTCAGTAAGGCCACCACCCTGCAGAAGACAGTCGAGTACATCTgcaagctgcagcaggagcgggcagctctgcaggacgAGGCGCAGCAGCTGCGGGAGCAGATCGAGGAGCTCAACAGCTCCATCAAGTAAGGAGGAGATGGTGGAAGGGAGCCCCTGCATGCGTCGGGGCCACCGGGCAGGGCAGGTGGCAGCACcgggcaggcagcaggacacagcaggTCTCCTGAACCTCCCAGGACCTGCATTTGACCGTTAGCCCTCAAACCCTGTTTGGGGGGAGGGATGATGCTCAGGAAGCAGCGCTGTGTGGAACTGGAGCATGTGGACATGCTGCACAGCCACGCTGGGAGGGGGACATGGCCTGCCCACCCCTACTGAGGCCCCGTGGGGCGGCCCCATGGCTCCCAGCCTCCCGAacacagacccacagcactgcctgTGCCCCACAGCCtgtgccaggagcagctgccggCCACAGGGGTGCCCATCACGCGCCAGCGCTTCGACCAGATGCGCAGCATGTTCGACGAGTACGTCCGCTCCTCCACGCTGCAGAACTGGAAGTTCTGGATCGTATCCTTTGGGGCCAGTGCCTGCTGCTCACTCTGACCCCTCCACCAAGCACCAGGTTCTCtggttcagctgctgctcctgggcctGTGGGGTCCCTCTGGCTTGAGAGGCTCTGGGGACCATGGGGAGACGTTTCTCAGCCATGGTGGGAATGTGCTGAGGTGCTGTGGTCAGGAGGAAGTTTCTGTGACAAGGGAGCAAATGGAGTAGGAGCAAATGGTTTGTCCTTGGGAAGAAGGGAAATCACCAGCAGACCTCAGCTCATGCAGGGAAGAACTCCTGATGACACAGGAACTGGCTTTGCGAGGCAGCAGCCATCAGCTAGAGATTAGGAAAGGTCCAGACACAAAGCTGGGGACATCATGGCTTGGCCTTGGTGGCCACAGGGCACAGCACCCTGGAAACCCAGCTGTGCCCATGCCTGGGACACGAGCCTGGGCTCCACGTGGTGGAGAGGATGGAGGGGACCAAGGGCCAGAGAACAGGGTGTCACAGGGCTGGACCTGCTTCTCCGTGAGTGGGGATTAGACACGCTGGGGCCATTGAGCCTGCAGAGACTCTGCGGTCGACAAAATCCCCAGTGTCACAGGGATGGGCAggccctgctgcccacagcgcaggcagcgcaggcaaGGGAGAGGtggctcctgctgcagtttGGGAGCACTGTGGAGCTCCTTCCACAGGATGCTGGGGATGCTAAAGCTGACACGGCTCCAGGATGAGCTCCTGGCGGAGGTATCTGCTGTGGATTACTACACACACAGTCACCGGTCCCCAGCAGTGGGCCCTGGAGGCTGGGAGCACCATAGGAGCACACGGGACACACGGGTGTCATACTCTATTCCTGGGCACTTCAGAGCACGCTGTGCTAGCTGGCTCCTTGATCTGCTCTGAAAGAGTTGTCTTGTGTCTAAACAAGCACTTCTGGAAGCCCCAGCTGGGACAGAGTTTACACAGCTCTCCCACTGCCTGCCACGGGTGACACTCGTGTCCGtcaccccagcagcaggagctggtgtccAGCGCGGTGCTGCACTGAGGCAGGCACtagcagctctgctccacagtcctgctgcccacacctGCTGGGTGGGTGATCATGGCC
The Caloenas nicobarica isolate bCalNic1 chromosome 17, bCalNic1.hap1, whole genome shotgun sequence genome window above contains:
- the MLXIPL gene encoding carbohydrate-responsive element-binding protein; the encoded protein is MAGAQVGLPGPFPEPQVGPCPVSDSDSDSEDAAAGGTGPCAGVQNPSQVIHSGHFMVSSPHSDLLPRRRHHRAEPEPADPRSIDPTLTRLFECMSLEYSGKLVSPKWKNFKGLRLLCREKIRLNNAIWRAWYIQYVERRKNPVCGFITPLEGSEADEHRKPEAVVLEGNYWKRRIEVVMREYHKWRIYYKKRLRKSTREGELSSPKQDEDVWRPTEKWCNQLFCNVVPMLLGDEEEEPGGRQHFDLDTFLSDISDTLFTMTQTPSAHQKLPEDAYVGNADMIQPDLAPLQPSLDDMEISDIFTSYRPPPSQMQPGYQEPPCFVPMAEPQFGSGGSLMSARDLPASPEAPLPPSTLLQVSRTLARGPRLPVAQPPPLTLPCLPQPSSASQLGIHGDFLAPELPPTPLPPEPPAAAPSLSPPLRHKPLLQYGLPSKCLSLEPPGPPYAPLGVPLLAPDPLFSPAPAPHSKWGSPVPSLLTHAASPLSAPCLPPHTPGLGYAAGMVPPGYPGLAAPQLLPPALLGDPRFAPTKGQPQGGSRRPKVKPGGTKVKKLAGPPVPPPRAVPTPCLSQLLTTAKQELPLDATHPMGAGLMPASPLSPQSAVPDVPAAFLSRMAQLSPGLAPGSSPSQTVPVPVPLAGTQPGPPLVPKAERLSPTSVCGSDWPKPGQASPGPAVGLGAGISLHHPVSRRGRPESSKMESRRITHISAEQKRRFNIKLGFDTLHSLVSTLSAQPSIKVSKATTLQKTVEYICKLQQERAALQDEAQQLREQIEELNSSINLCQEQLPATGVPITRQRFDQMRSMFDEYVRSSTLQNWKFWIFSIIIRPLFESFNCMVSTASMDSLTQTSLAWLDQHCSLPALRPTVLSSLRQLSTSTSILSDPARVPEQATRAAGGLGRGGGSS